In Nicotiana tabacum cultivar K326 chromosome 2, ASM71507v2, whole genome shotgun sequence, the following proteins share a genomic window:
- the LOC107831270 gene encoding putative glutathione S-transferase translates to MTEMKLLGNSLSPFTHRVEWALKIKGVEYELIVEDPQNKSHLLLQSNPVYKKIPVLIHNGKPISESMIILEYIDETFEGPSILSKDPYERALARFWAKFLDEKCLPAMGKVYFGTEEESDKAKDECDELLKILDNELKDKKFFVGDKIGFADIAANLMAFWMGIIEEASGIILVTSEKFPNYCVWREEYLNCSQVKDNLPSKDALFAHFQARFQPVAAPK, encoded by the exons ATGACAGAAATGAAATTGCTTGGTAATTCCTTGAGCCCATTTACTCACAGAGTTGAGTGGGCTCTGAAGATTAAAGGCGTCGAATATGAACTTATAGTAGAAGATCCACAAAACAAGAGCCATCTACTTCTTCAATCAAACCCTGTTTACAAGAAAATTCCAGTGCTCATTCACAATGGCAAACCCATTTCTGAGTCTATGATCATTCTTGAATACATTGACGAGACATTCGAAGGTCCTTCTATCTTGTCTAAAGACCCTTATGAACGAGCTTTAGCTCGTTTCTGGGCTAAGTTCCTTGACGAGAAG TGCTTGCCAGCAATGGGAAAAGTTTATTTTGGGACAGAAGAGGAGTCAGACAAAGCTAAGGATGAATGTGATGAGCTGCTAAAAATTCTTGATAATGAGCTTAAGGATAAGAAGTTTTTTGTTGGAGACAAAATTGGATTTGCTGATATTGCTGCTAATTTGATGGCATTTTGGATGGGAATTATTGAGGAAGCCTCTGGTATAATTTTGGTGACCAGTGAAAAGTTTCCCAATTATTGTGTTTGGAGAGAAGAGTACCTTAACTGCAGCCAAGTAAAAGATAATCTACCTTCAAAAGATGCGTTATTTGCCCATTTCCAAGCTCGCTTTCAACCTGTAGCTGCTCCCAAGTGA
- the LOC107831268 gene encoding putative glutathione S-transferase: MAEVKLLGVSLSPFSCRVEWALKIKGVEYEFIEEDLQNKSPLLLQSNPVHQKIPVLIHNGKPISESMVIVEYIDETFEGPSILPKDPYERAMARFWANFLDVKCLTTTGKAYFGKGEESDKAKEECGELLKILDNELKDKKFFVGDSFGFADIAANLIAFWLGIVEEASGVILVTREKFPNFCAWKDEYINCSQVKEYFPSRDALLAHFQARFQAAAAVSAP, translated from the exons ATGGCAGAAGTGAAGTTGCTTGGTGTTTCACTCAGCCCTTTTAGTTGCAGAGTTGAATGGGCTCTGAAGATTAAAGGAGTGGAatatgaatttatagaagaagaCCTACAAAACAAGAGCCCTCTGCTTCTTCAATCCAATCCTGTTCACCAAAAAATACCAGTGCTAATTCACAATGGAAAACCCATTTCTGAGTCTATGGTCATTGTTGAATACATTGATGAAACATTTGAAGGCCCTTCTATTTTGCCTAAAGACCCTTATGAACGAGCGATGGCACGTTTCTGGGCTAATTTTCTTGATGTTAAG TGCTTGACTACAACTGGGAAAGCTTATTTTGGCAAAGGAGAGGAGTCAGACAAAGCTAAAGAGGAATGTGGTGAGTTGCTGAAGATTCTTGATAATGAGCTCAAGGACAAAAAGTTCTTTGTGGGAGACAGCTTTGGGTTTGCTGATATAGCTGCTAATTTGATAGCATTTTGGCTTGGAATTGTTGAAGAAGCCTCTGGAGTAATTTTGGTGACAAGGGAAAAATTCCCCAATTTTTGTGCTTGGAAAGATGAGTATATTAACTGCAGCCAAGTTAAAGAATATTTCCCTTCAAGGGATGCGTTACTTGCCCATTTCCAAGCTCGCTTTCAAGCTGCGGCAGCCGTATCAGCTCCCTAA